One part of the Nocardioides zeae genome encodes these proteins:
- the hisF gene encoding imidazole glycerol phosphate synthase subunit HisF translates to MSLAVRVIPCLDVDGGRVVKGINFRELRDAGDPVELARTYDAEGADELTFLDISASHEGRATTLEIVARTAEQVFIPLTVGGGISSVEDVDRLLRAGADKIAVNTAAIRRPELVAEIADRFGNQVLVLSVDARRVPAGGEGTASGFEVTTHGGRRSAGLDAIEWAARAAALGAGEILLNAMDADGTQDGFDLELLRAVRREVSVPVIASGGAGAVEHFAPAVEAGADAVLAATVFHFGTLRVGQVKDAIAGAGYPVR, encoded by the coding sequence GTGAGCCTCGCCGTACGGGTCATCCCGTGCCTCGACGTCGACGGTGGCCGGGTGGTCAAGGGCATCAACTTCCGCGAGCTGCGCGACGCCGGCGACCCGGTGGAGCTGGCCCGCACCTACGACGCGGAGGGCGCCGACGAGCTGACGTTCCTCGACATCTCCGCCTCGCACGAGGGCCGCGCGACGACGCTCGAGATCGTCGCGCGCACGGCCGAGCAGGTGTTCATCCCGCTGACCGTGGGCGGTGGCATCTCGAGCGTCGAGGACGTCGACCGGCTGCTGCGGGCCGGGGCCGACAAGATCGCCGTCAACACGGCCGCGATCCGGCGCCCGGAGCTGGTGGCCGAGATCGCCGACCGCTTCGGCAACCAGGTGCTCGTGCTCTCCGTCGACGCCCGCCGGGTGCCGGCCGGCGGCGAGGGCACCGCGTCGGGCTTCGAGGTGACCACCCACGGCGGCCGGCGCTCCGCCGGGCTCGACGCGATCGAGTGGGCCGCGCGCGCCGCGGCGCTGGGCGCGGGCGAGATCCTGCTCAACGCCATGGACGCCGACGGCACCCAGGACGGCTTCGACCTCGAGCTGCTCCGGGCGGTGCGCCGCGAGGTCTCCGTGCCGGTCATCGCCTCCGGCGGCGCCGGCGCCGTGGAGCACTTCGCCCCCGCGGTCGAGGCCGGAGCGGATGCGGTGCTCGCCGCGACGGTCTTCCACTTCGGCACGCTGCGCGTCGGTCAGGTCAAGGACGCCATCGCCGGGGCCGGCTACCCGGTGCGATGA
- a CDS encoding TIGR03085 family metal-binding protein, with product MSTFPTFARAERSALADLAVEVGPDAPTLCGGWTVKDLVVHLLVRERNPLAQAGELVPPLSPLTKRATERWGRADLPLLADQLRRPFLTWAAIGPVDRLVNTVELFVHHEDVRRAQPGWTPRDLPDEAEDELWRLFKPVAVMATRKVGAPLVAVDARNGRRTVLRRGDGPAVVTGRPQELVLRLLGREQAHDVDVSGPDLAVRRFQIATLGF from the coding sequence GTGTCGACCTTCCCCACCTTCGCGCGCGCCGAGCGCTCCGCCCTCGCCGACCTCGCCGTCGAGGTCGGCCCCGACGCCCCGACGCTGTGCGGCGGCTGGACGGTGAAGGACCTCGTCGTCCACCTCCTGGTGCGGGAGCGGAACCCGCTGGCCCAGGCCGGTGAGCTCGTCCCGCCCCTGTCGCCGCTGACCAAGCGCGCCACGGAGCGGTGGGGGCGCGCCGACCTGCCGCTGCTCGCCGACCAGCTGCGGCGCCCGTTCCTCACGTGGGCGGCGATCGGTCCCGTCGACCGCCTCGTCAACACGGTCGAGCTCTTCGTGCACCACGAGGACGTGCGGCGCGCCCAGCCCGGCTGGACGCCCCGCGACCTCCCCGACGAGGCCGAGGACGAGCTGTGGCGGCTGTTCAAGCCGGTCGCCGTGATGGCCACGCGCAAGGTGGGCGCCCCCCTCGTGGCCGTCGACGCCCGCAACGGCCGCCGCACCGTGCTCCGCCGCGGCGACGGCCCCGCGGTGGTCACGGGCCGCCCGCAGGAGCTGGTGCTGCGCCTGCTGGGCCGCGAGCAGGCCCACGACGTCGACGTCTCCGGCCCCGACCTCGCCGTGCGCCGCTTCCAGATCGCCACCCTCGGCTTCTGA
- a CDS encoding P1 family peptidase — MNAAGPTGPTNSVLDVPGIRVGHAQRTDPGWLTGTTVVLPPPYGAVAGVDVRGGGPGTRETDLLDPRNLVERVHAVVLGGGSALGLAAVDGVVQRLLDARVGFPMGADPADVVPIVPAAILFDLGRGGVFRHHPDAALGAAAHDAARADAPTALVGPVGAGTGARAGGLRGGVGSASTVLPGGGTVGALVAVNAVGSCVDPTTGELWGLPHCLPADLPAAGLRRPDAADLRAAHDLAAGLDPSRRAPLATTIGVVATDVPLTKAACAKVAGVAHDGLARAIRPVHSMFDGDTLFALSTAPPDAPAPDPATHPLRFHELLDAAATTVARAVVRAMLAATSVTTPWGTMRSYREAFPSAFAAAATGPRGTGT; from the coding sequence GTGAACGCCGCCGGTCCGACCGGGCCCACCAACTCGGTCCTCGACGTGCCGGGCATCCGCGTGGGCCACGCCCAGCGCACCGACCCCGGCTGGCTCACCGGCACGACGGTGGTGCTGCCGCCGCCGTACGGCGCGGTCGCCGGCGTCGACGTCCGCGGGGGTGGTCCCGGCACGCGGGAGACCGACCTGCTGGACCCGCGCAACCTGGTCGAGCGGGTCCACGCGGTGGTGCTCGGCGGCGGTTCGGCGCTCGGCCTGGCGGCGGTGGACGGGGTCGTGCAGCGGCTCCTCGACGCCCGCGTGGGGTTCCCGATGGGCGCCGACCCGGCCGATGTCGTGCCCATCGTGCCGGCGGCGATCCTGTTCGACCTCGGCCGCGGCGGGGTGTTCCGGCACCACCCGGACGCGGCGCTGGGGGCGGCGGCGCACGACGCGGCACGCGCCGACGCACCGACCGCGCTCGTCGGGCCGGTCGGCGCGGGCACGGGCGCCCGGGCCGGTGGCCTGCGCGGCGGTGTCGGCTCCGCGTCGACCGTGCTGCCCGGTGGCGGGACCGTCGGGGCGCTGGTGGCGGTCAACGCGGTCGGCTCCTGCGTCGACCCGACGACGGGCGAGCTGTGGGGTCTCCCCCACTGCCTCCCCGCCGACCTGCCGGCCGCGGGGCTCCGTCGGCCCGACGCCGCTGACCTGCGGGCGGCGCACGACCTGGCGGCCGGGCTCGACCCGTCGCGCCGGGCGCCCCTCGCGACCACCATCGGCGTCGTCGCCACCGACGTCCCCCTCACGAAGGCGGCCTGCGCGAAGGTCGCGGGGGTGGCGCACGACGGCCTCGCGCGCGCCATCCGTCCGGTGCACTCGATGTTCGACGGCGACACCCTGTTCGCGCTGTCGACGGCGCCGCCGGACGCGCCGGCGCCCGATCCCGCGACCCATCCCCTCCGGTTCCACGAGCTCCTCGACGCCGCCGCCACGACGGTCGCGCGGGCGGTGGTGCGCGCGATGCTCGCCGCCACGTCGGTGACGACGCCGTGGGGCACGATGCGCAGCTACCGCGAGGCGTTCCCCAGCGCCTTCGCGGCCGCCGCCACCGGTCCGCGCGGCACGGGCACGTAG
- a CDS encoding DUF885 domain-containing protein: MSRSVDERSERYVADHAAADPVTATGIGVAGHEHELTDYSPEGFDERLRLARAALADVRAATPVDDREAVARAAFLERVGLRVEHDEAGFTRSEVNVIASPIHELRQVFDLMPTATAEDWEAVDARLAGVPGALAGLRVTLAEEAAHGRVSAARQYAEVAAQLERWTGQTGGGSVFADLVGRGVAAGTVPAGLRSSLERGAREATAAFASLGLFLSDEMEPRGRAVEAVGRDHYALASRLFLGATIDLEETYAWGWEELARIEADMRATAARITPDATGPDAIDVAVAHLEGDPARRIEGREPFRAWMQELADRVVGELADVHFDIPEPVRRIECCLAPTNDGGIYYTGPSEDFSRPGRMWWSVPDGIEQFHPWRETTTVFHEGVPGHHLQIGQTAYRSSLLNRWQRTMCWVSGHGEGWALYAERLMDELGYLDDPADRLGMLDAQGFRAARVIVDIGMHLQLEIPADNPFGFHPGERWTPDLGLAFMRQHSRDDDATIRFEVNRYLGWPGQAPSYKVGERIWLEAREAARARHGDAFDLKAFHRSALDLGSLGLDPLVAALARI, encoded by the coding sequence ATGAGCAGAAGCGTTGACGAACGGTCCGAGCGCTACGTGGCGGACCACGCGGCGGCCGACCCCGTGACCGCCACCGGCATCGGGGTGGCCGGCCACGAGCACGAGCTGACCGACTACTCCCCCGAGGGGTTCGACGAGCGGCTCCGGCTGGCGCGCGCGGCGCTGGCCGACGTGCGGGCGGCCACGCCGGTCGACGACCGGGAGGCCGTGGCCCGCGCGGCGTTCCTGGAGCGGGTCGGCCTCCGGGTCGAGCACGACGAGGCGGGCTTCACCCGCAGCGAGGTGAACGTCATCGCCTCGCCGATCCACGAGCTGCGGCAGGTGTTCGACCTGATGCCGACCGCGACCGCCGAGGACTGGGAGGCGGTGGACGCCCGGCTCGCGGGCGTGCCGGGTGCCCTCGCGGGCCTGCGGGTGACGCTGGCCGAGGAGGCGGCGCACGGGCGGGTGAGCGCGGCGCGGCAGTACGCCGAGGTGGCCGCCCAGCTGGAGCGGTGGACCGGCCAGACGGGCGGCGGCAGCGTGTTCGCCGACCTGGTCGGACGCGGCGTGGCGGCGGGCACGGTGCCCGCGGGGCTGCGGTCGTCGCTCGAGCGCGGGGCGCGCGAGGCAACGGCGGCCTTCGCCTCCCTCGGCCTCTTCCTCTCCGACGAGATGGAGCCCCGGGGTCGCGCGGTCGAGGCCGTCGGCCGCGACCACTACGCGCTGGCCTCGCGCCTCTTCCTCGGCGCGACCATCGACCTGGAAGAGACTTACGCCTGGGGCTGGGAGGAGCTGGCCCGCATCGAGGCGGACATGCGGGCGACGGCCGCGCGGATCACGCCGGACGCGACCGGCCCCGACGCGATCGACGTGGCCGTGGCCCACCTCGAGGGCGACCCGGCGCGACGCATCGAGGGCCGTGAGCCGTTCCGCGCCTGGATGCAGGAGCTCGCCGACCGGGTGGTCGGCGAGCTGGCGGACGTCCACTTCGACATCCCCGAGCCGGTCCGCCGCATCGAGTGCTGCCTGGCGCCGACGAACGACGGCGGCATCTACTACACGGGCCCCAGCGAGGACTTCTCCCGACCGGGCCGCATGTGGTGGTCGGTGCCGGACGGCATCGAGCAGTTCCACCCGTGGCGCGAGACCACGACGGTGTTCCACGAGGGCGTGCCGGGGCACCACCTGCAGATCGGCCAGACGGCCTACCGGTCCTCGCTGCTCAACCGCTGGCAGCGCACCATGTGCTGGGTGTCGGGTCACGGCGAGGGGTGGGCGCTCTACGCGGAGCGGCTCATGGACGAGCTGGGCTACCTCGACGACCCGGCCGACCGGCTCGGCATGCTGGACGCCCAGGGGTTCCGCGCGGCACGGGTCATCGTCGACATCGGGATGCACCTGCAGCTCGAGATCCCCGCCGACAACCCGTTCGGGTTCCACCCGGGCGAGCGGTGGACGCCGGACCTCGGCCTCGCGTTCATGCGCCAGCACTCGCGCGACGACGACGCGACGATCCGGTTCGAGGTCAACCGCTACCTCGGCTGGCCCGGGCAGGCGCCGTCCTACAAGGTGGGTGAGCGCATCTGGCTCGAGGCCCGGGAGGCGGCCCGTGCCCGCCACGGGGACGCGTTCGACCTGAAGGCGTTCCACCGGTCTGCGCTCGACCTGGGCTCGCTCGGCCTCGACCCGCTCGTCGCCGCGCTCGCCCGGATCTGA
- a CDS encoding glycoside hydrolase family 6 protein, protein MNSGSGDDEAPARPGNPRRPSGDLPGHVRRPEHVRRADPAAVAAANRTGRQQRSGPSPSEVAEARRQQRRRRRRTWLVGAVVVLLAAVVIGLSLRHGPLARNLPGAADPQETNPFEGRDLYVASGTQAAGAADAARSAGRTRDAEVLDRLADVPTATWLTPEALPRGQVGTFVRGIAQAALEADDAAVLVVYGITDRDCSGDLSAGGLPPDDYAAWVGEIASAAGVAEGHVAVVLEPDGLASTFDCGNTDQRVGQLAGALGSLVDADVPTYVDAGHSNWRSVDEMADLLRRVDVSRVRGFSTNVAAYQSDADERAYAEALSSALGGTHYVIDSGRNGAPSPASGDWCNPSARLLGQDPAAVTDGSRQDARLWIKPPGESDGTCNGGPDAGTFWVDRALEMAFASGW, encoded by the coding sequence ATGAACAGCGGCTCGGGCGACGACGAGGCTCCGGCCCGTCCCGGCAACCCCCGTCGTCCCTCCGGCGACCTCCCCGGCCACGTGCGTCGGCCCGAGCACGTGCGGCGCGCCGACCCCGCCGCCGTGGCCGCGGCGAACCGGACCGGTCGGCAGCAGCGCTCGGGGCCGTCGCCGTCCGAGGTGGCCGAGGCTCGCCGCCAGCAGCGACGCCGGCGACGCCGGACGTGGCTCGTCGGCGCCGTCGTCGTGCTCCTGGCGGCCGTCGTCATCGGGCTCTCGCTCCGGCACGGCCCCCTGGCCCGCAACCTCCCCGGCGCGGCCGACCCCCAGGAGACGAACCCCTTCGAGGGGCGTGACCTGTACGTCGCGAGCGGCACCCAGGCGGCCGGCGCCGCCGACGCGGCACGGTCGGCGGGCCGGACGCGGGACGCCGAGGTGCTGGACCGGCTCGCCGACGTGCCGACCGCGACCTGGTTGACCCCCGAGGCGCTCCCGCGCGGGCAGGTCGGGACCTTCGTGCGAGGGATCGCCCAGGCGGCGCTGGAGGCCGACGACGCGGCCGTGCTCGTCGTCTACGGCATCACCGACCGCGACTGCTCGGGCGACTTGTCCGCGGGCGGCCTGCCGCCGGACGACTACGCCGCGTGGGTGGGGGAGATCGCGTCCGCCGCCGGGGTCGCGGAGGGGCACGTCGCCGTCGTGCTCGAGCCGGACGGCCTGGCCTCCACGTTCGACTGCGGCAACACCGACCAGCGGGTCGGCCAGCTGGCGGGGGCGCTCGGCAGCCTCGTCGACGCGGACGTGCCGACGTACGTCGACGCCGGGCACTCCAACTGGCGCTCGGTCGACGAGATGGCCGACCTCCTGCGTCGCGTCGACGTCTCCCGGGTGCGTGGGTTCTCCACCAACGTCGCGGCCTACCAGTCCGACGCCGACGAGCGCGCGTACGCCGAGGCGCTCAGCTCGGCGCTGGGCGGCACCCACTACGTGATCGACAGCGGACGCAACGGCGCGCCCTCGCCGGCGTCGGGCGACTGGTGCAACCCGTCGGCCCGCCTCCTCGGCCAGGACCCTGCCGCGGTGACGGACGGGAGCCGCCAGGACGCGCGGCTCTGGATCAAGCCGCCGGGGGAGAGCGACGGCACCTGCAACGGGGGGCCGGACGCCGGCACCTTCTGGGTGGACCGGGCGCTCGAGATGGCCTTCGCCAGCGGCTGGTGA
- a CDS encoding winged helix-turn-helix transcriptional regulator, producing MEQPPARRVAVIIEDDPDVADLLDLVLTQSGYVTHVTRNGVDGLAAVREHDPVLTTLDVSMPGMDGFAVARRIRDFSSTYLIMITALSDEIDVVMGLEAGADDYLTKPFRPRELRARAESMLRRPRDRGETGRGDGPENDPQPQHDATPAVPEREATGWAVDTRRQFSEGNRATIGPVPTEPEPQQAPRHVTPPPAEQPEPQLPPIPPLPPVPPTAPTYAEPLPAAYEQPAQQQVTPPVQQPPYQQQVPPPVQQPVAAAPAIGTTPASAMAAGAAQQVVASDGWVRHNNLALNPTSRVVLVDGRGVDLTTVEFDLLASLVSTGRRVRSKADLVLTMRGQDYVTAYFVNEADKRTVEAHLEDLRRKLGDVGAVPRLIEPVRGVGYRMAATI from the coding sequence GTGGAACAGCCTCCCGCCCGCCGCGTCGCCGTCATCATCGAGGACGACCCGGACGTCGCCGACCTCCTCGACCTCGTGCTCACCCAGAGCGGGTACGTCACCCACGTGACCCGCAACGGGGTCGACGGCCTCGCCGCGGTGCGTGAGCACGACCCGGTGCTGACGACGCTCGACGTGTCGATGCCGGGCATGGACGGGTTCGCCGTGGCGCGACGCATCCGCGACTTCAGCTCGACGTACCTCATCATGATCACGGCGCTGAGCGACGAGATCGACGTCGTGATGGGCCTCGAGGCCGGCGCCGACGACTACCTGACGAAGCCGTTCCGCCCCCGCGAGCTGCGCGCCCGCGCCGAGTCGATGCTGCGGCGCCCGCGCGACCGGGGCGAGACCGGTCGTGGCGACGGTCCCGAGAACGACCCGCAGCCGCAGCACGACGCCACGCCGGCGGTGCCCGAGCGCGAGGCCACCGGCTGGGCCGTCGACACGCGGCGCCAGTTCAGCGAGGGCAACCGGGCGACGATCGGGCCCGTGCCGACGGAGCCGGAGCCCCAGCAGGCCCCGCGCCACGTGACGCCGCCCCCGGCCGAGCAGCCCGAGCCGCAGCTCCCCCCGATCCCGCCGCTGCCGCCGGTCCCGCCGACGGCGCCGACGTACGCCGAGCCCCTGCCCGCGGCGTACGAGCAGCCGGCGCAGCAGCAGGTGACCCCGCCGGTGCAGCAGCCTCCCTACCAGCAGCAGGTGCCCCCGCCCGTCCAGCAGCCCGTCGCGGCCGCGCCGGCCATCGGCACGACCCCGGCGTCCGCGATGGCGGCGGGCGCGGCGCAGCAGGTCGTCGCGAGCGACGGCTGGGTCCGCCACAACAACCTGGCGCTCAACCCGACCTCGCGCGTCGTGCTCGTCGACGGGCGGGGCGTGGACCTGACGACGGTGGAGTTCGACCTCCTCGCGTCGCTGGTCAGCACGGGCCGTCGGGTGCGCTCCAAGGCCGACCTGGTGCTCACCATGCGCGGCCAGGACTACGTGACGGCGTACTTCGTCAACGAGGCCGACAAGCGCACCGTGGAGGCCCACCTGGAGGACCTGCGACGCAAGCTCGGCGACGTCGGTGCCGTGCCCCGGCTCATCGAGCCCGTCCGCGGTGTCGGCTACCGCATGGCGGCGACCATCTGA
- a CDS encoding glycosyltransferase family 2 protein: protein MTLPPDVPGGPVTGNVTPNQYVRVPDPTMAAYADEFLAGVEDLPTYRPTIGCVIPAYNEAETIAGVLDSLLAQTRLPDVIHVIVNNTTDDTVEVAGYYAGEHVRMTRNGEQMTEIFVHDIGKNPDKKVGALNYGYSLVEGYDYLLGVDGDTTPEPDAVEELVNEIASDDRIGGISAIYSIDDSALDGPMAKFLIAGQRAQFSAFNMQNLLRGRNMAVLGGQFSIFATRALRDVLEDSHQRTPWVKDSEVEDSLLSLQIKSAGYLTKISAAARAHVGGMTTLRSLDAQQVKWNFGAIDLMWPGQRGDTPGQPLHPNLRLRWFEHISMVINITTRLMFLTLLLGSLSINAFVFSPWWLLPPAAAILLNFRVARSMYYGNRRDYLFALLLAPAEVYMWIRIGHFLRSWTKFASRAQTDNWAAQAKAERGAGQGYLAPLAVLLVILAVLAAIWLQIPIDAKSDILAVGWPILGVITILQTGWMMTKVLRRYKGFKA from the coding sequence GTGACCCTCCCTCCCGACGTGCCCGGTGGCCCCGTGACGGGCAACGTGACGCCGAACCAGTACGTCCGCGTGCCGGACCCGACGATGGCTGCCTACGCGGACGAGTTCCTCGCCGGCGTGGAGGACCTGCCGACCTACCGTCCGACGATCGGGTGCGTGATCCCGGCCTACAACGAGGCCGAGACGATCGCGGGCGTGCTCGACTCGCTGCTCGCGCAGACGCGCCTGCCGGACGTCATCCACGTCATCGTCAACAACACGACGGACGACACGGTCGAGGTCGCGGGCTACTACGCCGGCGAGCACGTGCGGATGACCCGCAACGGCGAGCAGATGACCGAGATCTTCGTCCACGACATCGGCAAGAACCCGGACAAGAAGGTCGGCGCGCTCAACTACGGCTACTCGCTCGTGGAGGGCTACGACTACCTCCTCGGCGTCGACGGCGACACCACGCCCGAGCCCGACGCCGTCGAGGAGCTCGTCAACGAGATCGCGAGCGACGACCGCATCGGCGGCATCTCGGCGATCTACAGCATCGACGACTCGGCGCTCGACGGCCCGATGGCCAAGTTCCTCATCGCCGGCCAGCGGGCGCAGTTCTCGGCGTTCAACATGCAGAACCTCCTGCGCGGCCGCAACATGGCGGTGCTGGGCGGCCAGTTCTCGATCTTCGCGACCCGCGCCCTGCGCGACGTGCTCGAGGACAGCCACCAGCGCACCCCCTGGGTGAAGGACTCCGAGGTCGAGGACTCCCTGCTGTCGCTGCAGATCAAGAGCGCCGGCTACCTGACGAAGATCTCCGCCGCGGCCCGCGCGCACGTGGGCGGCATGACCACCCTGCGGTCCCTCGACGCGCAGCAGGTGAAGTGGAACTTCGGCGCCATCGACCTGATGTGGCCGGGCCAGCGGGGCGACACCCCGGGCCAGCCGCTGCACCCGAACCTGCGCCTGCGCTGGTTCGAGCACATCTCGATGGTCATCAACATCACGACCCGGCTCATGTTCCTGACGCTGCTGCTCGGGTCGCTGTCCATCAACGCCTTCGTCTTCTCGCCCTGGTGGCTCCTCCCGCCGGCGGCGGCGATCCTGCTGAACTTCCGCGTCGCGCGGTCCATGTACTACGGGAACCGGCGTGACTACCTGTTCGCCCTGCTGCTCGCACCGGCCGAGGTCTACATGTGGATCCGGATCGGGCACTTCCTCCGCTCCTGGACGAAGTTCGCCTCGCGTGCGCAGACCGACAACTGGGCCGCCCAGGCCAAGGCGGAGCGCGGCGCCGGCCAGGGCTACCTGGCCCCGCTCGCGGTGCTGCTCGTCATCCTCGCGGTGCTCGCCGCCATCTGGCTGCAGATCCCCATCGACGCCAAGTCCGACATCCTGGCCGTCGGCTGGCCCATCCTGGGCGTCATCACCATCCTGCAGACGGGCTGGATGATGACGAAGGTGCTGCGCCGCTACAAGGGGTTCAAGGCGTGA
- a CDS encoding acyl-CoA carboxylase epsilon subunit codes for MSGEETPAAAETTARPLLRVVNGDATPEEVAAVVAVFAALGSAAPAPAARRTPEWAAPRRALRGPHHAGAGAWRASGLPR; via the coding sequence GTGAGCGGCGAGGAGACCCCCGCGGCGGCGGAGACGACCGCGCGGCCCCTGCTGCGCGTCGTCAACGGCGACGCGACGCCGGAGGAGGTCGCGGCCGTCGTCGCGGTGTTCGCCGCGCTCGGCAGCGCCGCTCCCGCCCCCGCCGCGCGGCGCACGCCGGAGTGGGCGGCGCCGCGTCGCGCCCTCCGGGGTCCCCACCACGCCGGCGCCGGCGCGTGGCGGGCGTCGGGGCTCCCCCGCTGA
- a CDS encoding acyl-CoA carboxylase subunit beta encodes MSAQVGEGTEVPADIDVSTTAGKLADLERRLDEAVHSGSAKAVEKQHARGRQTARERIEQLFDEGSFVELDELARHRSTAFGLEKKRPYGDGVVTGYGTIDGRQVCVFSQDFTVFGGSLGEVYGEKITKVMDLAIKTGCPIIGINEGAGARIQEGVVSLGLYGEIFRRNVHASGVIPQISLIMGNCAGGHVYSPAVTDFTVMVDKTSAMFITGPDVIKTVTGEDVTIEELGGARTHNTKSGNAHYMGADEDDALEFVKNLLSYLPQNNLDEPPVFDEVADLEVNDLDRTLDTIIPDSPNQPYDMREVIEAIVDDEDFLEVQPLFAPNIVVGYGRVEGRSVGIVANQPMQFAGTLDIDASEKAARFVRTCDAFNIPVLTFVDVPGFLPGTDQEYNGIIRRGAKLIYAYAEATVPLVTIITRKAYGGAYDVMGSKHLGADINIAWPTAQIAVMGAQGAINILYRKEIKDATADGTVDAKRAELVEEYDKHLANPYLAAERGYIDAVIAPHETRAEVVRALRLLRSKRETLPPKKHGNIPL; translated from the coding sequence ATGAGCGCACAGGTGGGCGAGGGCACCGAGGTGCCGGCCGACATCGACGTCAGCACGACCGCGGGCAAGCTGGCGGACCTCGAGCGACGGCTGGACGAGGCCGTCCACTCCGGGTCGGCCAAGGCGGTCGAGAAGCAGCACGCGCGTGGTCGCCAGACCGCGCGCGAGCGCATCGAGCAGCTCTTCGACGAGGGCAGCTTCGTGGAGCTCGACGAGCTCGCCCGCCACCGGTCGACGGCGTTCGGCCTCGAGAAGAAGCGTCCCTACGGCGACGGCGTCGTGACCGGCTACGGCACGATCGACGGCCGTCAGGTCTGCGTCTTCAGCCAGGACTTCACCGTCTTCGGCGGCTCCCTGGGCGAGGTCTACGGCGAGAAGATCACCAAGGTCATGGACCTCGCGATCAAGACCGGCTGCCCCATCATCGGCATCAACGAGGGCGCCGGCGCGCGCATCCAGGAGGGCGTCGTCTCCCTGGGCCTCTACGGCGAGATCTTCCGCCGCAACGTCCACGCGTCGGGCGTCATCCCGCAGATCAGCCTCATCATGGGCAACTGCGCCGGCGGGCACGTCTACTCCCCCGCGGTCACCGACTTCACCGTGATGGTCGACAAGACCTCGGCCATGTTCATCACCGGCCCCGACGTCATCAAGACGGTCACCGGCGAGGACGTCACCATCGAGGAGCTCGGCGGCGCCCGCACCCACAACACCAAGTCGGGCAACGCGCACTACATGGGTGCCGACGAGGACGACGCGCTCGAGTTCGTCAAGAACCTGCTGAGCTACCTGCCGCAGAACAACCTGGACGAGCCGCCGGTCTTCGACGAGGTCGCGGACCTCGAGGTCAACGACCTCGACCGCACGCTCGACACGATCATCCCGGACAGCCCGAACCAGCCCTACGACATGCGCGAGGTCATCGAGGCCATCGTGGACGACGAGGACTTCCTCGAGGTCCAGCCGCTGTTCGCGCCCAACATCGTCGTCGGCTACGGCCGCGTCGAGGGCCGCAGCGTCGGCATCGTGGCCAACCAGCCCATGCAGTTCGCGGGCACGCTCGACATCGACGCCTCCGAGAAGGCCGCCCGCTTCGTCCGCACCTGCGACGCCTTCAACATCCCGGTCCTGACCTTCGTCGACGTTCCCGGGTTCCTGCCGGGCACCGACCAGGAGTACAACGGCATCATCCGCCGCGGCGCGAAGCTCATCTACGCGTACGCCGAGGCGACCGTCCCGCTCGTCACGATCATCACCCGCAAGGCCTACGGCGGCGCCTACGACGTCATGGGCTCCAAGCACCTCGGCGCCGACATCAACATCGCCTGGCCGACGGCGCAGATCGCGGTCATGGGCGCGCAGGGCGCGATCAACATCCTCTACCGCAAGGAGATCAAGGACGCGACCGCCGACGGCACCGTCGACGCGAAGCGCGCCGAGCTCGTCGAGGAGTACGACAAGCACCTGGCCAACCCGTACCTCGCCGCGGAGCGGGGCTACATCGACGCCGTCATCGCGCCGCACGAGACGCGGGCCGAGGTCGTGCGGGCCCTGCGCCTCCTCCGCAGCAAGCGGGAGACGCTGCCGCCCAAGAAGCACGGGAACATCCCGCTGTGA
- a CDS encoding biotin--[acetyl-CoA-carboxylase] ligase: protein MTEQEGRAPLRVEELADVPGAVGWRVEVVESSPSTNAELAARARDGAPGGLVLVAEHQTAGRGRIDRTFHTPARAALTFSVLLRPSAPAQQWPWLPLVTGLAARSALARLHPAVDVSLKWPNDVLVAPAAHPDEPGKVAGILAERVDTPAGPAAVLGIGINAATTREELPVPTAASLRTVGVPAAAIDRTLLLRELLTDLSALLVRWERGDLASLRASYGAACATVGRRVRVELPQGDALVGDAVDVDGSGCLVVEAGGRRHTVGAGDVIHVRPA from the coding sequence GTGACGGAGCAGGAGGGACGCGCGCCGCTGCGCGTCGAGGAGCTGGCGGACGTCCCGGGCGCGGTCGGCTGGCGGGTCGAGGTCGTGGAGTCCTCCCCGTCGACGAACGCCGAGCTCGCCGCCCGCGCCCGCGACGGCGCGCCGGGCGGGCTCGTGCTGGTCGCCGAGCACCAGACCGCGGGGCGGGGACGCATCGACCGCACGTTCCACACGCCGGCCCGGGCGGCGCTCACGTTCTCGGTGCTGCTGCGCCCGTCCGCGCCGGCCCAGCAGTGGCCGTGGCTCCCGCTCGTGACCGGACTGGCCGCCCGCAGCGCGCTGGCCCGGCTGCACCCCGCGGTCGACGTGTCGCTGAAGTGGCCCAACGACGTGCTCGTCGCGCCGGCCGCGCACCCCGACGAGCCGGGCAAGGTCGCGGGAATCCTCGCGGAGCGGGTCGACACGCCGGCCGGCCCGGCCGCGGTCCTCGGCATCGGCATCAACGCCGCCACCACCCGCGAGGAGCTCCCCGTGCCCACGGCCGCCTCGCTGCGCACCGTGGGCGTCCCCGCGGCCGCGATCGACCGCACGCTCCTCCTGCGTGAGCTGCTCACCGACCTCTCCGCGCTGCTGGTGCGCTGGGAGCGCGGCGACCTGGCGAGCCTGCGGGCCTCGTACGGCGCGGCCTGCGCCACGGTGGGCCGACGCGTCCGCGTCGAGCTGCCCCAGGGCGACGCCCTCGTCGGCGACGCCGTCGACGTCGACGGCAGCGGCTGCCTCGTGGTGGAGGCCGGGGGACGACGCCACACCGTCGGTGCGGGGGACGTCATCCACGTGCGACCGGCCTGA